In Thermosinus carboxydivorans Nor1, the genomic stretch CCGGCAATGTGCGCGGCCATGTTATCGCCGTCAAGTCCGGTCACGCGTTGAACACGGCGCTAGCCAAACAACTTTCTGCAAGTATATATGCCAAAAGGCAATTGGGATGAGGAGGCGCTGGCTATAATGTTGTCTGTAACGGAGATTCAACAGGTGATCCCCCACCGTTATCCTTTTCTGTTAGTGGACCGCATCATTGAATTGGAGCCGATGAAGCGGGCCGTCGGCATCAAAAATGTGACGGTCAACGAAGCGTTTTTTAACGGCCATTTTCCCGGCCAACCGGTCATGCCCGGCGTGCTGCTTCTGGAAGCAATGGCTCAGGTTGGCGGTGTGGCTATGCTTTATCCCCAGGAATACCGCGGTAAACTAGCGTTTTTTGCCGGTATGGATCGCGTGAAGTTCCGCCGTCCCGTTGTACCCGGCGACCAAGTGCGCATGGTGGCGGAGATCGTTAAAGTCCGCGGGACGATGGGCAAAGTGTGGGCCGAGGCTTTCGTCGACGACCAACTGGTGGCCGAAGGCGAATTTCTCTTTGCCTTGTCTTCCGCACAAAAATAGGTGAAAACAGGACATAATCAGTCGATTTTACGTGAAATCCTGCAATAATACTGGTATATGCCAAATCCCTTTTGATTTTGGCAATTTTCGGCGCGGCAAACTTCGACTGAGGAGTCGGATTATATTAGCAGCAAGGCTAAGGGATAAGGAGTTGATATGCAGATGAAGCCGGAAACGGTTGTAATACCTATTCGCAAGATTCACGAAACAGCGGTCATTCACCCTGGCGCGCGCATCGGTAAAGACGTGGAGATTGGGCCGTATGCTGTTATCGGCGAAAATGTTCTGATCGGCGATGGTACGAAAATCGGCGCTCATGCCGTCATTGACGGGTGGACGAGTATCGGTAAAAACTGCGTTATTTACCCGGGCGCATCGATTGGCCTGGAGCCGCAGGACCTTAAATTCCGCGGCGAAAAGAGCTATGTATTCATCGGCGACAATACCAAGATCCGGGAGTTTGCCACCGTTAACCGGGCCACCGGTGAAGGCGAAGAAACCCGCATTGGTTCTAATTGTCTGCTCATGGCCTATACCCATGTGGCCCATAACTGCATTGTGGGCAACAATGTCATCATGTCCAACGCCGCGACGCTCGCTGGTCATGTCATCGTCGAAGATCGGGCGGTGATCGGCGGACTGGCCGGTGTGCATCAATTCGTAAAAATCGGCCGTAATGCCATGGTGGGCGGTGCCTCAAAAGTGGTGCAGGACGTGCCGCCCTTTGTCATCGTCGACGGCCATCCGGCCAAAGTTTGCGGTCTCAACAACGTGGGCATCGCCCGCGCCGGCCTGAGTGAAACAGCCAAGCGCAACCTCAAGAAGGCCTACAAAATCCTGTATCGCTCCGGGCTGAGCCTGACTCAGGCCATCGCCGTCATGGAGCAGGAACTGGAAGCCTGCGAGGAAGTTGAGCATATGCTGCGGTTTTTGCGCAACGCCGAGCGGGGCATCTGCCGCGGCCGCAAGGAAACAGGCGAATAGCCGTAACTATTATTATATAACCACGGAGGACGCAGAGAGCGCGATATTCATCGCGCTAAAGTTAAAAAAACCTCCGTGTCCTACTCCGAAAACTCTACACCTGTTTTCATTCTTTGTTGGTGTCGTGTCAACGACATGGGGGTCTACCCTGAAAACCGGTAACATCACACGGTGAGTATTGGAACCGCAGAGGACACGGAGATAAAATTTTATTAAAATTAATTAAAACCCCAAGTGCGATGTATATCGCACTCTCCGTGCGCTCCGCGGTTCATTCCGGTTTTCATGCTTTGTGGTGACAATTTATTGGCATGATTATCTCTGCGGTTCCGATATTTATAAAACCTCATACCTCATACCTCATACTTCATACTTCATACTTCAGGTGATATGATGAAAACAATAGGTCTTTTGGCCGGTGTCGGCCGACTGCCGGTTGAATTCGCCCGTGCCGCCCGCGGCATGGGCTTTACCGTGATTGCCGTTGCCGTAGTTGGCGGCGTTGACGACGAATTGGCGGCGGCTGCCGACAAATTATATACAATTGGAATCGGCGAAGTGGGCAAAATAATTAATACCCTGAAGGCCGAAGGCGTCAAAGAAGTCACTATGCTGGGCAAGGTGACCAAAGAACTCATGTTCAGCGGCGCCGTGCGTCTGGACGAGCGGGCCCAGCGGCTGCTCGCCGGGTTGAAGGATAACAGCGATGACACGATCATGCTGGCGTTCGTGCGGGAACTGGCGGCCGAGGGCATCGGCGTCCTCGACCAAACCGCCTTCATCCGGTCGCTCATGCCGGCCCCCGGCACGCTCACCAAGCGGGAGCCGACACCGGCGGAGCGGGCCGACATGGAGTTCGGTTACGCCATGGCCCGCCAGATCGGTGGCCTGGACATCGGCCAGACCGTTGTGGTAAAAAACAAGGCTGTCATGGCCGTCGAGGCGATCGAGGGCACCGACGCGTGCATCCGCCGCGGCGGCGCCCTGGGACGGGGCGGCGTTACCGTCGCCAAAGTGGCCAAACCCAACCAGGACATGCGGTTTGACGTGCCTGCCGTCGGCGTGGGCACTTTGGAAGCCATGATCGAAGCCGGCGCGACCGCCCTGGTCATCGAGGCCGGCAAAACGCTGGTTGTCGACCGGGAGCGGGTGGTCGCCCTGGCTGACCAGCACAATATCACCATTGTGGCCATGTAGCACAGCACGCCCTGTCGTCGCGCCCGGCGACGGCAGGTTTTTGGTTATATGGGAATTCAACCGCAAAGTGCGCGAAGATATTCATGCCGATAAATCGGTACCACAAAGCATGAAAACATTGAAGTTTAACCACGGAGGACACAGAGCGCGTGATATCTATCACGCGAAGAATATAATAATGAGATAATTTAAATTCCTCCACGTCCTCTGTGGTTCTATATAAAAAAATTTCAAGCGCGACAACTGTCGTGCGTAGCCCTTTGCGTTTTTTGCGTCCTTTGCGGTTTTCTTAAAAAAGCGCGCTAGCGCTTTTTACAGGAGGCCTTACGGCATGTACAAAGTTATGCTGTCGGTTGGCGAGGCGTCAGGTGATCTGCATGGCGCCAGTCTCGCCGCTGCCCTGAAAACGCTTTGCCCGGATATCAAGCTAATCGGCATGGGCGGCCAAGCCATGCGGGCGGCAGGGGTGGACATTATCTACGACATTGCCGACCTCGGCGTCATTGGCCTGGTCGAGGTGCTGAAAAACTTGCGCAAACTCTTTAAATTGCGCGATTTTCTAGCCGATTACATGGAGCGGGAGCGCCCCGACGTCCTGGTCGTGATTGATTACCCTGGCTTCAACATGCGCCTGGCGAAAATCGCCAAGGCTAAAGGCATCCCGGTCGTGTCCTACATCAGTCCCTCGGCCTGGGCCTGGGGGCGGGGCCGGGCCAAAGAAGTGGCCGAAGTGGTCGAGCGGGTAGCGGCCATCTTTCCCTTCGAAGCCGAGGTGTACCGTGAGGCAGGGGCCAATGTTACCTTTGTCGGCCATCCCCTGCTGGACGTGGTCAAACCGTCAATGACCAAAGACGAGGCCTACGCTTATTTCGGTGCCGATCCCGAGCGGCCGCTGGTGCTGCTGATGCCTGGCAGCCGCCAACAGGAAATCGCCAATTTGCTGCCGGTCATGCTGGCAGCTGGGGAAAAAATTGCGGCCCGTATTGCCGACTGCCAGTTTTTTCTGCCTGTCGCCTCGACAATTTCCCGGGAAATGCTACAAAATATAATCGGGAATTATAAATTGCCGGTCAAACTAACCACCGACCGCAATTATGATTTAATGAATATCGCCCAGGTGGCGATTGCCGCCTCGGGCACGGCGACGCTGGAAACCGCCCTTATGGGCGTGCCGACGGTAATTATTTATAAAGTGGCGGCGCTTACCTATTTTTTGGGGAAGTTCCTGGTTAAAATTCCCTATATCGGCCTGCCCAACATCATTGCCGGGCGCCAGGTGGTGCCTGAGCTCTTACAGGATGCCGCCAATCCAGACAACGTGGCCCGCGAGGCCCTGGCCCTGCTTATGGGCGGCGCGCGGCGGGACCAGATGCTGCGTGATTTGACCGAGGTGCGCGCTAAACTCGGGGAGGCGGGCGCCGTGCAGCGGGTGGCCCGCGTCGTCCTCGAAGTGGCGGCAAACAATACGGGAGGAAAGTAATGACCCTTTACTTGCGCCTGTTAAACTATGTACGGCCCTATTGGCCCCGGTTGGCCGCGGCCCTCCTCTGCATGGTTCTGGCCGCCGCGTCCAACCTGGTCGTGCCCTGGATTATCAAAGACGTAATCGACAAGGTGCTGGCGGCCAAAGACATGGTAACTCTCAACCTCATTGCCGCCGGTATCGTTGTCCTGTTTTTCCTGCGCGGTGTGTTTTATTACGGCCAAACCTACCTCATGTCCTATATCGGCCAGCTGGTGGTAAACGATATTCGCGAAAAGGTGTACCGCCACCTCCAGCGGCTTTCGCTTTCCTACTTTGAGCGGCGTCAGACCGGCACCATCATGAGTTACATCACCAATGACGTGGCCGCCCTGCAAAATGCCCTGGTCCAGAACGTAATCGATCTGGTCACCGAAGCGATGGTGCTGATCGGTTCCATGGGCGCCATGTTCGTGCTTGATTGGAAACTGTCGCTCCTCACCT encodes the following:
- a CDS encoding LpxI family protein; translation: MKTIGLLAGVGRLPVEFARAARGMGFTVIAVAVVGGVDDELAAAADKLYTIGIGEVGKIINTLKAEGVKEVTMLGKVTKELMFSGAVRLDERAQRLLAGLKDNSDDTIMLAFVRELAAEGIGVLDQTAFIRSLMPAPGTLTKREPTPAERADMEFGYAMARQIGGLDIGQTVVVKNKAVMAVEAIEGTDACIRRGGALGRGGVTVAKVAKPNQDMRFDVPAVGVGTLEAMIEAGATALVIEAGKTLVVDRERVVALADQHNITIVAM
- the fabZ gene encoding 3-hydroxyacyl-ACP dehydratase FabZ produces the protein MLSVTEIQQVIPHRYPFLLVDRIIELEPMKRAVGIKNVTVNEAFFNGHFPGQPVMPGVLLLEAMAQVGGVAMLYPQEYRGKLAFFAGMDRVKFRRPVVPGDQVRMVAEIVKVRGTMGKVWAEAFVDDQLVAEGEFLFALSSAQK
- the lpxB gene encoding lipid-A-disaccharide synthase, which translates into the protein MYKVMLSVGEASGDLHGASLAAALKTLCPDIKLIGMGGQAMRAAGVDIIYDIADLGVIGLVEVLKNLRKLFKLRDFLADYMERERPDVLVVIDYPGFNMRLAKIAKAKGIPVVSYISPSAWAWGRGRAKEVAEVVERVAAIFPFEAEVYREAGANVTFVGHPLLDVVKPSMTKDEAYAYFGADPERPLVLLMPGSRQQEIANLLPVMLAAGEKIAARIADCQFFLPVASTISREMLQNIIGNYKLPVKLTTDRNYDLMNIAQVAIAASGTATLETALMGVPTVIIYKVAALTYFLGKFLVKIPYIGLPNIIAGRQVVPELLQDAANPDNVAREALALLMGGARRDQMLRDLTEVRAKLGEAGAVQRVARVVLEVAANNTGGK
- the lpxA gene encoding acyl-ACP--UDP-N-acetylglucosamine O-acyltransferase — translated: MKPETVVIPIRKIHETAVIHPGARIGKDVEIGPYAVIGENVLIGDGTKIGAHAVIDGWTSIGKNCVIYPGASIGLEPQDLKFRGEKSYVFIGDNTKIREFATVNRATGEGEETRIGSNCLLMAYTHVAHNCIVGNNVIMSNAATLAGHVIVEDRAVIGGLAGVHQFVKIGRNAMVGGASKVVQDVPPFVIVDGHPAKVCGLNNVGIARAGLSETAKRNLKKAYKILYRSGLSLTQAIAVMEQELEACEEVEHMLRFLRNAERGICRGRKETGE